The following proteins are encoded in a genomic region of Catellatospora sp. TT07R-123:
- a CDS encoding Ohr family peroxiredoxin, translating to MPPALGGTGAGANPEQLFASGYAACFHSALRLVARPSEADLSGSSVTARVSLGTEEQGALGLAVTLLVHLPGVAPGTAEELARSAHAVCPYSRATRGNIAVDLRVLP from the coding sequence ATGCCGCCCGCGCTCGGCGGCACCGGTGCGGGCGCCAACCCCGAGCAGCTGTTCGCCTCCGGCTACGCCGCCTGCTTCCACAGCGCGCTGCGGCTGGTCGCCCGCCCGAGCGAGGCTGACCTGAGCGGCTCCAGCGTCACCGCTCGCGTCAGCCTCGGAACCGAGGAGCAGGGCGCGCTCGGCCTCGCGGTCACCCTGCTCGTCCACCTGCCCGGCGTCGCACCCGGCACCGCCGAGGAACTCGCCCGGTCAGCGCACGCCGTCTGCCCGTACTCGCGGGCCACTCGCGGCAACATCGCCGTCGACCTGCGCGTGCTGCCATGA
- a CDS encoding cytochrome P450, translating into MTTTANAPAPAPRLREPIPLVSHLRAFIHDPLELFDSMHASHGDVVEFFMAGDRWVLLSHPDDIERVHLETTRNYRKGYQEYKKIGYVFSRTLGNGLVTSEGSFWRTQRRLAQPAFHTKRVQGYADTMVDYTRELIDTWRPGDEFDMRILMGGLTQRVAGKSFFGTDTEKESSRASQALDKIMLGFNVELGSMVLERLPAFVPTRNRRRVDSAISDFEDVIAEFIANRRAAVGEHADLLAMLVESRDDDGSQMSDKQLRDELVTMYVAAQETTTSTLAWIWYFLGTRPDLAARVYAEVDSVLGGAPATAEKMGELKLLRAVVDEVLRLYPPAWRVFRVPDNDVEFQGYRVKAGTMVAMSQWITHRDPRWFDKPTEFDPDRWLDGRTANLHRYAYWPFGGGPRMCIGNGFALMEIVLIAATIAQRVRYTLLDHDVKPYPMITLRPSPGVRVRVDSVAGAQ; encoded by the coding sequence GTGACCACCACCGCGAACGCCCCCGCCCCGGCGCCCCGGCTGCGCGAACCGATCCCGCTCGTCAGCCACCTGCGGGCTTTCATCCACGACCCGCTGGAACTGTTCGACAGCATGCACGCCAGCCACGGCGACGTCGTCGAGTTCTTCATGGCGGGGGACCGGTGGGTGCTGCTCAGCCACCCCGACGACATCGAACGCGTGCACCTGGAGACCACCCGCAACTACCGCAAGGGGTACCAGGAGTACAAGAAGATCGGCTACGTCTTCAGCCGTACGCTCGGCAACGGCCTGGTCACGAGCGAGGGCAGCTTCTGGCGCACCCAGCGCCGCCTGGCCCAGCCGGCCTTCCACACCAAGCGCGTGCAGGGGTACGCGGACACGATGGTCGACTACACCCGCGAGCTGATCGACACGTGGCGCCCCGGCGACGAGTTCGACATGCGCATCCTGATGGGCGGCCTGACCCAGCGCGTGGCCGGCAAGTCGTTCTTCGGCACCGACACCGAGAAGGAGTCCTCGCGGGCCAGCCAGGCCCTCGACAAGATCATGCTCGGGTTCAACGTGGAGCTGGGCAGCATGGTCCTGGAACGGCTGCCCGCCTTCGTCCCCACCCGCAACCGCCGCCGCGTCGACTCGGCGATCTCCGACTTCGAAGACGTCATCGCGGAGTTCATCGCCAACCGGCGCGCGGCCGTCGGCGAACACGCCGACCTGCTCGCGATGCTGGTCGAGTCCCGTGACGACGACGGCTCGCAGATGAGCGACAAGCAGCTGCGCGACGAGCTCGTCACCATGTACGTCGCCGCGCAGGAGACCACCACCAGCACGCTGGCCTGGATCTGGTACTTCCTCGGCACCCGCCCCGACCTGGCCGCCCGCGTCTACGCCGAAGTCGACTCCGTCCTCGGCGGGGCACCGGCCACCGCCGAGAAGATGGGCGAGCTGAAACTGCTGCGCGCCGTCGTCGACGAGGTCCTGCGGCTCTACCCGCCCGCGTGGCGGGTGTTCCGGGTGCCGGACAACGACGTCGAGTTCCAGGGCTACCGGGTCAAGGCCGGCACCATGGTCGCGATGAGCCAGTGGATCACCCATCGCGATCCGCGCTGGTTCGACAAGCCCACCGAGTTCGACCCCGACCGCTGGCTCGACGGGCGCACCGCCAACCTGCACCGGTACGCGTACTGGCCCTTCGGCGGCGGACCGCGCATGTGCATCGGCAACGGGTTCGCGCTCATGGAGATCGTGCTCATCGCGGCCACGATCGCCCAGCGGGTCCGTTATACGCTGCTCGACCACGACGTCAAGCCGTACCCGATGATCACCCTGCGGCCGAGCCCCGGCGTGCGGGTCCGCGTCGACTCTGTGGCGGGTGCGCAGTGA
- a CDS encoding 3-oxoacyl-[acyl-carrier-protein] synthase III C-terminal domain-containing protein: MASPSLLAVAAYLPEHTVAVADLPELRDLPPEQRDTCLRLGVSHVPCDPALSTTDLAERAAQRALAQAGLSGSDIDALIVVESRAPEHLVSSEATRLQHRLDLTRAMSFTVGGLGCVSITPALLTARGLLAADPDLSTVLIAHGSRPATPHRYRHPVTISGDGGLAVIVARHGPVRVRDIVLETNGAYWDLFRVDYRDLPTAQWREQCADLAAYSFSLAVETAGRLRALNRLALRRSGLDQRDIACYLSQNLSLSTFQVYAELLDAAIAPACADNLSRYGHQGPNDIMLNLSHAIERGELPEGGTAIAVNASPSAAWSMLILEHGATAGTDVHYL; this comes from the coding sequence ATGGCGTCGCCGTCGCTGCTCGCGGTCGCCGCTTACCTGCCCGAGCACACCGTCGCCGTGGCCGACCTGCCCGAGCTGCGGGATCTGCCGCCCGAACAGCGGGACACCTGCCTGCGGCTGGGCGTCTCACACGTGCCCTGCGACCCCGCCCTGAGCACCACCGACCTGGCCGAACGCGCCGCGCAGCGCGCGCTGGCCCAGGCCGGGCTGAGCGGCTCCGACATCGACGCGCTCATCGTCGTCGAATCCCGTGCGCCGGAGCACCTGGTGAGCTCCGAGGCGACCCGGCTGCAGCACCGCCTCGACCTGACCCGGGCGATGAGCTTCACCGTCGGCGGCCTGGGTTGCGTCTCGATCACCCCGGCCCTGCTGACCGCCCGCGGCCTGCTCGCCGCCGACCCGGACCTGTCCACCGTCCTCATCGCGCACGGCAGCAGACCGGCGACCCCGCACCGCTACCGCCACCCGGTCACCATCAGCGGCGACGGCGGCCTGGCCGTCATCGTCGCCCGGCACGGCCCGGTACGCGTCCGCGACATCGTGCTCGAAACCAACGGCGCCTACTGGGACCTGTTCCGGGTCGACTACCGCGACCTGCCGACGGCGCAATGGCGTGAACAGTGCGCGGACCTCGCCGCCTACTCGTTCTCGCTGGCGGTGGAGACCGCCGGCCGGCTGCGTGCCCTCAACAGGCTCGCGCTGCGGCGCAGCGGCCTGGACCAGCGGGACATCGCCTGCTACCTCAGCCAGAACCTGTCCCTGAGCACGTTCCAGGTCTATGCGGAGCTGCTCGACGCGGCCATCGCCCCCGCATGCGCCGACAACCTCTCCCGGTACGGCCACCAGGGCCCCAACGACATCATGCTCAACCTGTCCCATGCGATCGAGCGGGGCGAGCTGCCCGAGGGCGGCACGGCCATCGCCGTCAACGCCAGCCCCTCGGCCGCCTGGAGCATGCTGATACTGGAACACGGTGCCACCGCGGGCACCGACGTGCACTACCTCTAG
- a CDS encoding ferredoxin, which yields MSQWRIGVDHDACAGSGTCTSIASQRFRLNAQSLSTPIEELIEPDDDVLEAAENCPAAAITVRNAETGAMIS from the coding sequence GTGAGCCAGTGGCGGATCGGCGTCGACCACGACGCGTGCGCGGGTTCGGGTACGTGCACGTCCATCGCCTCCCAGCGGTTCCGGCTCAACGCGCAGTCGTTGTCCACGCCGATCGAGGAGCTGATCGAACCGGACGACGACGTGCTCGAGGCGGCGGAGAACTGCCCGGCGGCAGCGATCACCGTCCGGAACGCGGAGACCGGCGCGATGATCTCGTAA
- a CDS encoding non-ribosomal peptide synthetase, which produces MNGDDVAIVGAACLFPGASDLDAWHHHLSSGRDSVGQPSPERVRHCGGTGDVTYVRLGYLDRIDLFDHRFFGISLGEAELMDPAQRLALQLTHQAIENSGRAPRELRGTRTAVILSAADTGYQRLSDESDAQQLLGAVPAAVAARISYLLDLTGTALTLDTACSGSLTAVALAVQQLRGGAADLAVAGGVSVQPQLIAADTHTFMRGIESPEGVCRPFDAAAAGAVGGEGGGIVVLRLLTEALAHGDPILAVLKGISTNHNGFRAANMGAPSQVAQSEVITAAWRDAGVDPRTIGYVECHGSGTPLGDVVEVEALRQAFLDAGAGDADCVIGSAKANVGHLDHAAGMAGLFRAMQSVRHAQLYPAVHFDSPNPLIDFTGPVRVNTGLRAWPATGTPRRAGVSSFGLTGTNVHAVIEAPPHRAAPATDPADAQLVTVSAKSEAALRRYRTLLADFAEHTEHPLPSIGYAMNRCRDDHPYRWAAVVSDPRELVTALRTADVPPRPAARDRPVVLLFSGDATVLPAGDAAEADPAARLVAHQHALYRALGALGLPEARLTGCGVGNLAVRACRGELSIAEAAAAATGRELSSTLDQERLRQIVRGFVQDDAVLVEMGEDGVLSRQIHALAPELEIMTFAGVPDPLHQLARLYRHGVTVDWDRHYAGTRPGHIDAPTYPFEPVRCWRQPTAPTPAISRPMPAADGDTRQRLAAVWSRALRASDLDDDSHYFELGGTSLTGISVLRDIDAAFGVTIGFATLYANPTLGRLAQAIDTLRAQTRPHPQDDLTIPVLPRGGRLPISLGQEQLWYLDQLHPGTALYNVPHAIRWHGPLDHAALLGALDDLTQRHELLRACVRSDDGVPYLLDTGATAALPLIDLSGVPEPDRTRQFRRLAATEASTPIDLAHGPLVRTSLVRLADDDHVLLDTWHHSIFDGWSPRPFFRDLLEFYRAGLEARPAALPELAVQYADFAGWHRDWLRGERLRRGLDHWRQALAGLRRDELPLDRPRPGRPGHEGDLVRFTVDAELAQRVRAFSRREGVTTFVTMLAVVDALVFRWAALADVVVGVGTSGRFNPATHDLIGYFNNVLPFRTAVDGGQSFRQLVRTCTGTVAAVLDHEWVPLATLISELRRHRDPARHPLFDIAYTYQNVPTPDVDLPGVRLAGFDQDEVINGIPPGTAKFDLTFGITDEADGAMLAYIEYSTALFERTTVDGLAARFLALIRSAMDAPDDPLRSLPLPAAPARDLPPAVAPPSAQELPSAVAMVQAQAAQRPDHPAVVCAGRDHTYREINERANKLAHDLIEAGVGPDTIVPVIAERSADLVIGWLAVAKAGGAYAPVDPAHPPARVAAVLGALGSRVAVASPALTPLAEGIPTVMVIEDSLPTAGYADPPPRSGPRDLAYLIHTSGSTGQPHGCEVEQHSLADLLRWYRDETGLGPADRLSQLVSPGFDAAVLEIWAALAGGATIHIAPPECREPGALTRWLTAHRITVAFLPTPLAELLLTETVPGADLPLRVLATGGDRLHLRPPAGARFRLLNLYGPTECTVVATGGDVAAAPGDALPGIGRPITGCRVYLLDQGGEPVAAGRIGELHLGGTVVGRGYHGMAALTAQRFVADPFAPQPGSRMYRTGDLARIGPDGNLEFCGRTDDQVEIRGNRVEPAEVEHFLTARGGVGEAAVVATPAADGSAQLVAHVGGAGPAPAPGELLALAARDLPAFMVPSRVLVHDSLPRTPHGKIDRQRLKTMGTTMTTDTMTAATAERILAGVWADILGRDRVDPDDNFFELGGDSVMSVRVCARAGRAGIELTPQQLLRYHTLRDLARSVAGPGHHRDADDTELGPGEPAPARAPRDSGTAIPLTPIMHRFLTDPGPRALREFTVPMVIEVAAGCRGHDVRAALQHLTEIHETLRYRLRHNALGWRIELAETEPSRLVDTVVLPPMGETEEIAVLAADLEQLRSDVDIERGPALRARFYERGGDRTGLLLLIIHHAVFDNMAAIALLDDLDAALEQLTTQRPLSAAPRPATWRQWSRSLHAMSVSDEAAGELGYWTALLTAGSAATPERRDDPTGETATALLRTLEPSQVPAVLRTGDAAAREAAYAAIAYGIARWQGTPGAYVMTEGEATPGIYRTEARGHAVGWFTTLHPLFLPADPDRDVSACRTDVSDRLRSIPNDGVGYGILRHLSPASPAVARLRALPEPAILVTHLATDASSFDRGLRRLRNRLDLQLRLRTPQTAGFGIAVSSWVSGGALSVAVSHDTSYRAEEMTALADELAAALAGLA; this is translated from the coding sequence GTGAACGGCGACGATGTGGCCATCGTCGGGGCGGCGTGCCTGTTTCCCGGCGCCTCGGACCTCGACGCGTGGCATCACCACCTGTCCTCCGGCCGCGACAGCGTGGGGCAGCCCAGCCCTGAGCGGGTCCGGCACTGCGGCGGCACCGGCGACGTCACCTACGTCCGGCTGGGCTACCTGGACCGCATCGACCTCTTCGACCACAGGTTCTTCGGCATCTCGCTGGGCGAGGCCGAGCTGATGGATCCCGCGCAACGACTCGCGTTGCAGCTCACGCACCAGGCGATCGAGAACTCCGGACGCGCGCCGCGCGAGCTGCGCGGCACCCGGACCGCCGTGATCCTCAGCGCCGCCGATACCGGCTACCAGCGGCTGTCCGACGAGTCCGACGCCCAGCAGCTGCTCGGCGCGGTGCCGGCGGCGGTGGCCGCCCGGATCTCGTACCTGCTGGATCTCACCGGCACGGCGTTGACGCTGGACACCGCGTGCAGCGGAAGCCTGACGGCGGTGGCCCTGGCGGTGCAGCAGCTGCGCGGCGGCGCCGCCGACCTGGCCGTCGCCGGCGGCGTCAGCGTTCAGCCGCAGCTCATCGCGGCCGACACCCACACGTTCATGCGTGGCATCGAGTCGCCCGAGGGCGTCTGCCGCCCGTTCGACGCGGCCGCCGCCGGCGCGGTGGGTGGCGAAGGCGGCGGCATCGTCGTGCTCAGGCTGCTGACCGAGGCACTCGCCCACGGCGATCCGATCCTGGCCGTGCTCAAGGGGATCTCCACCAACCACAACGGCTTCCGCGCCGCGAACATGGGCGCGCCCAGCCAGGTGGCGCAGAGCGAGGTGATCACTGCCGCGTGGCGCGACGCCGGAGTCGACCCGAGGACCATCGGGTACGTCGAATGCCACGGGTCGGGGACACCGCTGGGCGACGTGGTGGAGGTCGAGGCGCTGCGGCAGGCGTTCCTCGACGCGGGCGCGGGCGATGCCGACTGCGTCATCGGCTCGGCCAAGGCCAACGTCGGCCACCTCGACCACGCCGCCGGCATGGCCGGACTGTTCCGGGCGATGCAGAGCGTACGGCACGCGCAGCTCTACCCGGCCGTGCATTTCGACTCCCCCAACCCGCTCATCGACTTCACCGGGCCGGTCCGGGTCAACACCGGACTCCGCGCGTGGCCCGCGACCGGCACGCCCCGCCGCGCCGGGGTCAGCTCCTTCGGCCTGACCGGCACCAACGTTCACGCCGTCATCGAAGCACCGCCGCACCGCGCCGCCCCCGCCACCGACCCCGCGGACGCCCAGCTCGTCACGGTGTCCGCGAAGTCCGAGGCCGCGCTGCGGCGATACCGCACCCTGCTGGCCGACTTCGCCGAGCACACCGAGCACCCGCTGCCCTCCATCGGGTATGCCATGAATCGCTGCCGCGACGACCACCCCTACCGGTGGGCCGCCGTCGTGTCCGATCCGCGCGAGCTCGTGACCGCGCTGCGCACGGCCGACGTGCCGCCTCGGCCCGCCGCCCGCGACCGGCCGGTGGTGCTGCTGTTCTCCGGGGACGCCACCGTCCTCCCGGCCGGAGACGCCGCCGAAGCCGACCCGGCCGCGCGGCTCGTCGCCCACCAGCATGCCCTCTATCGCGCCCTGGGCGCGCTCGGCCTGCCCGAGGCGCGGCTCACCGGCTGCGGCGTCGGCAACCTCGCCGTACGCGCGTGCCGGGGCGAGCTGTCCATCGCCGAGGCCGCAGCAGCGGCGACCGGCCGCGAGCTCTCCTCGACGCTGGACCAGGAACGCCTGCGCCAGATCGTGCGCGGTTTCGTCCAGGACGACGCGGTGCTGGTGGAGATGGGCGAGGACGGGGTGCTGTCGCGCCAGATTCACGCGCTGGCCCCGGAGCTGGAGATCATGACCTTCGCCGGGGTGCCCGACCCCCTGCACCAGCTCGCGCGGCTCTACCGGCACGGCGTGACGGTCGACTGGGACAGGCACTACGCCGGCACCCGCCCCGGGCACATCGACGCGCCCACCTACCCGTTCGAGCCGGTGCGCTGCTGGCGCCAGCCCACGGCGCCGACCCCGGCGATCAGCCGCCCGATGCCAGCCGCCGACGGGGACACCCGGCAGCGCCTGGCGGCCGTGTGGAGCCGCGCGCTCAGAGCCTCCGACCTCGACGACGACTCCCACTACTTCGAGCTCGGCGGCACCTCCCTCACCGGCATCAGCGTGCTGCGCGACATCGACGCCGCATTCGGTGTCACCATCGGCTTCGCCACCCTCTACGCCAACCCGACGCTGGGACGGCTCGCCCAGGCCATCGACACCCTGCGGGCCCAGACGCGGCCCCACCCGCAGGACGACCTGACGATCCCGGTGCTGCCGCGCGGCGGCAGGCTGCCGATCTCCCTCGGCCAGGAGCAGCTGTGGTATCTCGACCAGCTGCACCCCGGCACCGCGCTGTACAACGTCCCCCACGCCATCCGCTGGCACGGCCCGCTCGACCACGCCGCGCTCCTCGGCGCGCTGGACGACCTCACGCAGCGGCACGAGCTGCTACGCGCCTGCGTCCGCAGCGACGACGGCGTGCCGTACCTGCTGGACACGGGCGCGACCGCCGCGCTGCCGCTGATCGACCTGAGCGGCGTCCCCGAACCCGACCGGACGCGACAGTTCCGGCGGCTCGCGGCCACCGAGGCGAGCACACCGATCGACCTGGCACACGGCCCGCTGGTACGCACCAGCCTGGTCCGCCTCGCCGACGACGACCACGTGCTGCTCGACACCTGGCATCACAGCATCTTCGACGGCTGGTCCCCGCGCCCGTTCTTCCGCGACCTGCTCGAGTTCTACCGCGCCGGGCTGGAGGCGAGGCCAGCCGCCCTGCCGGAGCTGGCCGTGCAGTACGCCGACTTCGCCGGCTGGCACCGCGACTGGCTGCGCGGCGAACGGCTGCGACGCGGCCTGGACCACTGGCGCCAGGCACTGGCCGGCCTGCGCCGCGACGAGCTTCCGCTGGACCGCCCCCGACCCGGGCGGCCCGGCCACGAGGGCGACCTGGTCCGGTTCACCGTCGACGCCGAGCTGGCGCAGCGCGTCCGCGCCTTCAGCCGCCGGGAGGGCGTGACCACCTTCGTCACCATGCTCGCCGTCGTCGACGCGCTCGTCTTCCGCTGGGCGGCGCTGGCCGACGTCGTCGTGGGCGTCGGCACCTCCGGCCGGTTCAACCCGGCCACCCACGACCTGATCGGCTACTTCAACAACGTCCTGCCGTTTCGCACCGCCGTGGACGGCGGGCAGTCCTTCCGGCAGCTGGTCCGCACGTGCACCGGCACGGTCGCCGCGGTGCTGGACCATGAATGGGTGCCGCTGGCCACGCTGATCTCCGAGCTGCGCCGCCACCGCGACCCGGCCCGGCATCCCCTCTTCGACATCGCCTACACCTACCAGAACGTGCCGACACCCGACGTCGACCTGCCCGGCGTGCGCCTCGCCGGCTTCGACCAGGACGAGGTGATCAACGGAATCCCGCCCGGCACCGCCAAGTTCGACCTCACCTTCGGCATCACCGACGAGGCCGACGGAGCCATGCTCGCCTACATCGAGTATTCGACCGCCCTGTTCGAACGAACCACCGTGGACGGCCTCGCGGCACGGTTCCTGGCCCTGATCCGGTCCGCCATGGACGCCCCCGACGATCCGCTGCGGTCCCTGCCGCTTCCCGCCGCTCCCGCGCGGGACCTGCCCCCGGCCGTGGCGCCGCCCTCGGCGCAGGAGCTGCCCTCGGCTGTGGCGATGGTGCAGGCGCAGGCCGCGCAGCGGCCGGACCACCCGGCCGTCGTGTGCGCGGGACGCGATCACACGTACCGGGAGATAAACGAACGCGCCAACAAGCTCGCCCACGACCTCATCGAGGCGGGCGTCGGCCCGGACACCATCGTGCCGGTCATCGCCGAGCGTTCCGCGGACCTGGTGATCGGCTGGCTCGCCGTGGCCAAGGCCGGCGGCGCCTACGCACCCGTCGACCCGGCCCACCCACCGGCCCGGGTGGCGGCCGTCCTGGGCGCGCTGGGCAGCCGGGTCGCCGTGGCCAGCCCCGCCCTGACCCCGCTGGCCGAGGGCATCCCCACCGTCATGGTGATCGAGGACAGCCTGCCGACGGCCGGGTACGCCGACCCCCCGCCCCGCTCCGGCCCCCGCGACCTGGCCTACCTCATCCACACCTCCGGATCGACCGGTCAGCCGCACGGATGCGAGGTCGAGCAGCACAGCCTCGCCGACCTGCTGCGCTGGTACCGCGACGAGACCGGCCTCGGCCCCGCCGACCGGCTCAGCCAGCTCGTCTCACCCGGCTTCGACGCCGCCGTCCTGGAGATCTGGGCGGCCCTGGCCGGCGGCGCGACCATCCACATCGCTCCGCCGGAGTGCCGCGAACCCGGGGCGCTGACCCGCTGGCTGACAGCCCACCGCATCACGGTCGCCTTCCTGCCGACACCGCTGGCCGAACTCCTGCTGACCGAGACCGTGCCCGGGGCTGATCTGCCGCTTCGGGTACTCGCGACCGGGGGCGACCGGCTGCACCTCCGGCCACCCGCCGGTGCCCGGTTCAGGCTGCTCAACCTGTACGGCCCCACCGAGTGCACCGTCGTGGCCACCGGCGGCGACGTGGCGGCCGCGCCCGGCGACGCGCTGCCCGGCATCGGCCGCCCGATCACCGGATGCCGCGTCTACCTACTGGACCAGGGCGGCGAACCGGTCGCGGCGGGCCGGATCGGCGAACTCCATCTCGGGGGCACCGTGGTGGGCCGCGGCTACCACGGCATGGCGGCGCTCACCGCGCAGCGTTTCGTCGCCGACCCGTTCGCACCGCAGCCGGGATCACGCATGTACCGCACCGGCGACCTGGCCCGGATCGGCCCCGACGGCAACCTGGAGTTCTGCGGCCGTACCGACGATCAGGTCGAGATCCGGGGCAACCGGGTCGAACCGGCGGAGGTCGAGCACTTCCTCACCGCCCGGGGCGGTGTCGGCGAAGCCGCCGTCGTCGCCACACCCGCCGCCGACGGCTCGGCACAGCTGGTGGCGCATGTCGGCGGTGCCGGCCCGGCCCCGGCTCCCGGCGAACTCCTCGCCCTGGCCGCCCGCGACCTGCCGGCGTTCATGGTGCCCAGCCGCGTCCTGGTCCACGACTCGCTGCCCAGGACACCCCACGGAAAAATCGACCGGCAACGCCTGAAGACGATGGGGACCACCATGACGACGGACACCATGACGGCGGCGACCGCGGAACGGATCCTGGCCGGAGTCTGGGCGGACATCCTCGGCCGCGACCGCGTCGACCCCGACGACAACTTCTTCGAGCTCGGCGGCGACTCGGTGATGAGCGTACGGGTGTGCGCCCGCGCGGGCCGTGCCGGAATCGAGCTCACCCCGCAGCAGCTGCTGCGATACCACACCCTGCGCGACCTGGCGCGCTCCGTCGCCGGGCCCGGTCACCACCGCGACGCGGACGACACCGAACTCGGCCCCGGCGAGCCGGCACCCGCGCGGGCACCGCGGGATTCCGGGACAGCGATCCCGTTGACCCCCATCATGCACCGGTTCCTCACCGACCCCGGGCCGCGGGCGTTGCGCGAGTTCACCGTACCCATGGTGATCGAGGTCGCGGCGGGCTGCCGCGGCCACGACGTACGCGCCGCGCTCCAGCATCTCACCGAGATCCACGAGACGCTGCGCTACCGGCTGCGCCACAACGCCCTCGGCTGGCGGATCGAACTCGCGGAGACCGAACCGTCGCGGCTCGTCGACACGGTGGTCCTGCCGCCCATGGGCGAGACCGAGGAAATCGCCGTCCTCGCCGCCGACCTGGAACAACTCCGGTCTGATGTGGACATCGAGCGGGGACCGGCCCTGCGGGCCCGCTTCTACGAACGCGGAGGCGACCGGACCGGCCTGCTGTTGTTGATCATCCATCACGCCGTGTTCGACAACATGGCGGCCATCGCCCTGCTCGACGACCTCGACGCGGCCCTGGAACAGCTCACCACGCAGCGGCCGCTGTCGGCGGCGCCACGACCGGCCACCTGGCGGCAGTGGAGCCGGTCGCTGCACGCCATGTCGGTCTCCGACGAGGCCGCCGGCGAACTCGGCTACTGGACGGCGCTGCTGACCGCCGGATCTGCCGCCACCCCCGAGCGCCGCGACGACCCGACCGGCGAGACCGCGACGGCTCTCCTGCGCACCCTGGAACCGTCGCAGGTGCCTGCCGTGCTGCGCACGGGCGACGCCGCTGCCCGGGAGGCCGCCTACGCCGCGATCGCGTACGGCATCGCGCGATGGCAGGGCACGCCGGGCGCCTACGTCATGACCGAAGGCGAGGCCACCCCCGGCATCTACCGGACCGAGGCCCGGGGCCACGCCGTCGGCTGGTTCACCACCCTGCACCCGCTGTTCCTGCCCGCCGACCCGGACCGCGACGTCAGCGCCTGCCGCACCGACGTGAGCGACCGCCTCCGCTCGATCCCCAACGACGGCGTCGGGTACGGCATCCTGCGTCACCTCTCGCCCGCGTCGCCCGCCGTGGCGCGGCTGCGCGCGCTGCCCGAACCCGCCATCCTGGTCACCCACCTGGCCACGGACGCCTCGTCGTTCGACCGCGGGCTGCGCCGTCTCCGCAACCGGCTCGACCTTCAGCTGCGCCTGAGAACACCGCAGACCGCCGGGTTCGGCATCGCCGTCAGCTCCTGGGTGAGCGGCGGCGCCCTGTCCGTGGCCGTCTCCCACGACACGAGCTACCGCGCCGAGGAGATGACGGCCCTGGCCGACGAGCTCGCCGCCGCCCTGGCCGGGCTGGCGTGA
- a CDS encoding dihydrofolate reductase family protein — protein sequence MRKLVYGMNVSLDGYIAAPGDDLGWGSQSQSDELFQFWLDQERAIGLFLYGRKLWEVMSSHWPTGDQQPGATPAQIEFARNWRDTPKVVFSSTVDKVDWNARVFTGDAVAEIARLKAEDGEPMRVGGATLAGAAMRAGLVDEYEIVTHPALVGGGKPYFAAVDSWVNLDLVETRTFPGGVLLTRYQTRR from the coding sequence ATGCGGAAGCTGGTCTACGGCATGAACGTGTCCCTGGACGGCTACATCGCCGCGCCCGGCGACGATCTCGGCTGGGGCAGTCAGAGTCAGAGCGACGAGCTGTTCCAGTTCTGGCTCGACCAGGAGCGGGCGATCGGTCTGTTCCTGTACGGGCGCAAGCTGTGGGAGGTCATGAGCTCCCACTGGCCGACCGGCGATCAGCAGCCGGGCGCCACCCCGGCGCAGATCGAGTTCGCGCGGAACTGGCGGGACACGCCGAAGGTGGTGTTCTCCTCGACGGTCGACAAGGTCGACTGGAACGCCCGGGTGTTCACCGGCGACGCGGTCGCGGAGATCGCCCGGCTCAAGGCCGAGGACGGCGAGCCGATGAGGGTCGGCGGCGCGACGCTCGCCGGGGCGGCCATGCGGGCCGGGCTGGTCGACGAGTACGAGATCGTGACCCATCCGGCGCTGGTGGGCGGTGGCAAACCGTACTTCGCCGCGGTGGACAGCTGGGTGAACCTGGACCTGGTGGAGACGCGCACGTTTCCCGGCGGGGTGCTGCTGACCAGGTACCAGACAAGGCGGTGA